One Kryptolebias marmoratus isolate JLee-2015 linkage group LG21, ASM164957v2, whole genome shotgun sequence DNA segment encodes these proteins:
- the tmprss7 gene encoding transmembrane protease serine 7 isoform X1 has protein sequence MGTKQEQTSGDKDAPLQDSASIADVSVEVATVDHTLRMLRRMYRKSRRRPKGLKRLLAYVLNIPHITVIVTAVMFVLVVIIWTMLWVFVIRRESYSGAYFAGMFRVANVEFIPEYRQAESREFVSMATKVQHVVSSVYKTSSVARLYKQAVISDLSNNDQGGVLVHFWMLFIVPRIKSAAMSEEIIEAILRNSVHTSLQNRSSVGYLLGLPVDMDSILVNGVFVCAHVQKSVCDCSPDEMICSAVVQRSDYTSNTGDSQCVDKLYANLPGVSVPLNVYSSWGGVKCHMKLTSVPGSLIRLTVSSFLIEPTDCVYDALVVYDALLPMRGRILHSLCEPVSSSFSIVSTSNVMLLSFRMSDNKSFKGHFEAIAEEKCMSQIETQSGGQIYSPFYPSLLPPQCSCIWTFKAKSRTTLNMFIILSFSFF, from the exons ATGGGCACAAAGCAGGAGCAGACGAGCGGAGACAAGGACGCACCTCTACAGGACTCTGCAAGT ATTGCAGATGTGTCCGTGGAGGTGGCCACCGTGGATCACACTCTGCGGATGCTGCGCAGGATGTACAGGAAGAGCAGACGGAGACCCAAAGGACTCAAGAGGCTGCTGGCCTACGTGCTGAACATCCCACACATCACTGTCATCGTCACAGCCGTCATGTTTGTGCTGGTGGTGATCATTTGGACGATGCTCTGGGTCTTTGTTA TCCGCAGGGAAAGCTACAGCGGAGCCTATTTTGCTGGGATGTTTCGGGTTGCCAATGTGGAGTTCATCCCGGAGTACCGCCAGGCGGAGTCCCGCGAGTttgtctccatggcaaccaaagTGCAGCACGTG GTGAGCAGTGTGTACAAGACGTCCTCAGTGGCCCGACTCTACAAGCAAGCTGTCATTTCAGACCTCAG TAACAATGATCAGGGAGGGGTGCTGGTGCATTTCTGGATGTTGTTTATAGTCCCCCGGATAAAGAGCGCAGCAATGTCTGAGGAAATTATAGAGGCCATTCTCAGAAACTCGGTGCACACAAGTCTGCAGAACAGGTCCTCTGTTGGCTACCTGCTGGGTCTTCCAGTGGACATGGACTCCATTCTCGTCAacggtgtgtttgtgtgtgctcaTGTTCAAAAGTCTGTTTGTGACTGTAGTCCTGATGAAATGATCTGCTCTGCAGTTGTTCAGCGTTCAGATTACACATCGAACACAGGAG acTCGCAGTGTGTAGATAAACTGTATGCCAATCTTCCCGGGGTCAGCGTCCCTCTAAATGTCTACTCATCGTGGGGGGGCGTGAAGTGCCACATGAAGCTGACCTCTGTGCCTGGCTCTCTGATCCGCCTGACCGTGTCCTCATTTCTTATCGAGCCCACCGACTGCGTGTACGATGCCCTGGTGGTGTACGACGCTCTGCTGCCCATGAGGGGGCGCATTCTGCACAG CCTGTGTGAGCCAGTGTCCAGCTCCTTCTCCATCGTCTCCACCTCCAACGTCATGTTGCTGTCCTTCAGAATGAGCGACAACAAGAGCTTCAAAGGGCACTTTGAGGCCATCGCTGAAGAGA AATGTATGTCTCAAATTGAGACCCAGTCTGGGGGTCAGATCTACAGCCCCTTCTACCCCAGCCTGCTGCCCCCACAGTGCTCCTGTATCTGGACGTTCAAGGCAAAGAGTCGTACAAccttaaacatgtttattattctaagtttttcctttttttaa
- the tmprss7 gene encoding transmembrane protease serine 7 isoform X2, whose translation MGTKQEQTSGDKDAPLQDSASIADVSVEVATVDHTLRMLRRMYRKSRRRPKGLKRLLAYVLNIPHITVIVTAVMFVLVVIIWTMLWVFVIRRESYSGAYFAGMFRVANVEFIPEYRQAESREFVSMATKVQHVVSSVYKTSSVARLYKQAVISDLSNNDQGGVLVHFWMLFIVPRIKSAAMSEEIIEAILRNSVHTSLQNRSSVGYLLGLPVDMDSILVNVVQRSDYTSNTGDSQCVDKLYANLPGVSVPLNVYSSWGGVKCHMKLTSVPGSLIRLTVSSFLIEPTDCVYDALVVYDALLPMRGRILHSLCEPVSSSFSIVSTSNVMLLSFRMSDNKSFKGHFEAIAEEKCMSQIETQSGGQIYSPFYPSLLPPQCSCIWTFKAKSRTTLNMFIILSFSFF comes from the exons ATGGGCACAAAGCAGGAGCAGACGAGCGGAGACAAGGACGCACCTCTACAGGACTCTGCAAGT ATTGCAGATGTGTCCGTGGAGGTGGCCACCGTGGATCACACTCTGCGGATGCTGCGCAGGATGTACAGGAAGAGCAGACGGAGACCCAAAGGACTCAAGAGGCTGCTGGCCTACGTGCTGAACATCCCACACATCACTGTCATCGTCACAGCCGTCATGTTTGTGCTGGTGGTGATCATTTGGACGATGCTCTGGGTCTTTGTTA TCCGCAGGGAAAGCTACAGCGGAGCCTATTTTGCTGGGATGTTTCGGGTTGCCAATGTGGAGTTCATCCCGGAGTACCGCCAGGCGGAGTCCCGCGAGTttgtctccatggcaaccaaagTGCAGCACGTG GTGAGCAGTGTGTACAAGACGTCCTCAGTGGCCCGACTCTACAAGCAAGCTGTCATTTCAGACCTCAG TAACAATGATCAGGGAGGGGTGCTGGTGCATTTCTGGATGTTGTTTATAGTCCCCCGGATAAAGAGCGCAGCAATGTCTGAGGAAATTATAGAGGCCATTCTCAGAAACTCGGTGCACACAAGTCTGCAGAACAGGTCCTCTGTTGGCTACCTGCTGGGTCTTCCAGTGGACATGGACTCCATTCTCGTCAacg TTGTTCAGCGTTCAGATTACACATCGAACACAGGAG acTCGCAGTGTGTAGATAAACTGTATGCCAATCTTCCCGGGGTCAGCGTCCCTCTAAATGTCTACTCATCGTGGGGGGGCGTGAAGTGCCACATGAAGCTGACCTCTGTGCCTGGCTCTCTGATCCGCCTGACCGTGTCCTCATTTCTTATCGAGCCCACCGACTGCGTGTACGATGCCCTGGTGGTGTACGACGCTCTGCTGCCCATGAGGGGGCGCATTCTGCACAG CCTGTGTGAGCCAGTGTCCAGCTCCTTCTCCATCGTCTCCACCTCCAACGTCATGTTGCTGTCCTTCAGAATGAGCGACAACAAGAGCTTCAAAGGGCACTTTGAGGCCATCGCTGAAGAGA AATGTATGTCTCAAATTGAGACCCAGTCTGGGGGTCAGATCTACAGCCCCTTCTACCCCAGCCTGCTGCCCCCACAGTGCTCCTGTATCTGGACGTTCAAGGCAAAGAGTCGTACAAccttaaacatgtttattattctaagtttttcctttttttaa
- the LOC108230406 gene encoding suppressor of tumorigenicity 14 protein homolog encodes MKGCENGWWRVNEVIFCGIYVGYNTVFRIDHHSPEVEFRCSSPNSVRPFQASYSSYNISHPCPESNFLCTTGLCVEKNRLCDGLDDCQDESDEVFCSRPTMNCGSNSPPHPLFVCNGEKDCSHGEDEINCTQETTCSAIRYQCRSGSCILKKNAKCDDVPDCQDHSDEADCACGQPSPLKVGSNPHRIVGGVNSVEGEWPWQVSLHFAGSLYCGASVLSSYWLISAAHCFSKDRLSDPRYWSAHLGMLTQGSAKHVAEIQRIVVHEYYNAYTLDYDIALLHLKKGWPPSLSPLVQPVCLPPTSHTVTERHRCIVTGWGYRSEDDKVLPSVLQKAQVSVMSQTECQKVYGLVSPRMLCAGVPSGAQDACRGDSGGPLSCQAPGGSRWFLIGIVSWGSGCGRPNLPGVYTRVTKFTSWIYSHISMPAASELLGSDFCSFFFFFFFCQRKQQRGFPLSLSLHRFYARVIVAYRLSGANRDSAMWTLPRSKTCEVYCVSAHGHRPAAQGDGEFREPPMKPEEQKVEGLPASSCSSWRRWMLGVLPFFPFTAAIALTVHYLTSPPCSVFFLGGSVEFPNLSFSSELADSTSPQFRLQAQALNHYFSKLYESTPWSSYYLRSGITAFSEGEEGLSVFYWSKFSAPDDVAMEIQRYSPERLQRRIPGSHKVQRDSRNEQRYYMEQDDEMLGLLGLDADDSESEDRTDKMKNQNSIQGGKWQLGFQAMSFDLYAKYGNNRTLSLVSPKKPYYQWRLRVPSGHVVRLVVLTLHGATPGSCAAHKLSAYDFLLPLQNKIIARWCGLPVSGSSPVMKLTSSGNVMLVTFSFSRQRDGAVFKAYFQAIPKAVCGGSISSWNGSVSSPYYPSFYPPNVDCTWTLRVPLPGYLISMTIVVMDIQDSPSSDGCEKDWLDIGGVKLCNPVSDSNKKRVYSSPLSVHFHSDESLTHKGFYLQYRAFSPEGTCPRQFRCGDGHCVPLRSVCDGVKDCSDGRDEAKCSSCRPGEVLCANGQCRPQSSQCVGQSSCADSSEEGSCGVKCYHVCPNKVCLPKSSVCDGVADCKDRSDELNCTRAYLKACSSSSYKCANGKCVNKVNPECDGVKDCFDGSDELRCSCGTKPRKRAKIVGGSDAVAGSWPWQVSLQMDRYGHVCGATLVSSRWLLSAAHCFQDSDAIKYSDVRAWRAYMGMRLMTRDNKGAATRLIRRILLHPQYDQFTSDYDIALLELSSPIFFNDLVQPVCVPAASHTFITGTSCFVTGWGVLMEDGELASRLQEASVKIINRNTCNKLYDDAVTPRMLCAGNLQGGVDACQGDSGGPLVCLERAKRWFLAGIVSWGEGCARQNRPGVYTQVVKFSDWIRQQTKGQV; translated from the exons ATGAAAGGCTGCGAAAACGGCTGGTGGAGGGTGAACGAGGTCAT TTTCTGTGGCATCTACGTGGGATACAACACGGTGTTTCGGATCGATCACCACAGCCCAGAGGTGGAGTTTCGCTGCAGCTCGCCGAACTCTGTTCGGCCTTTTCAGGCTTCCTACAGCAGTTACAACATCAGCCATC CCTGTCCAGAGAGCAACTTCTTGTGCACCACCGGGCTCTGTGTGGAGAAGAATCGACTCTGTGACGGTCTGGATGACTGTCAGGACGAGAGCGACGAGGTCTTCTGCT CGAGGCCCACAATGAACTGTGGGAGCAACAGTCCTCCACATCCTCTGTTTGTGTGCAACGGGGAGAAGGACTGCAGTCACGGAGAAGATGAAATCAACTGCACTCAAG AAACAACCTGCTCTGCGATCAGGTATCAGTGCAGAAGTGGATCCTGCATCCTGAAGAAGAACGCAAAGTGTGACGATGTTCCTGACTGTCAGGACCACAGCGACGAAGCTGACTGcg CCTGTGGTCAACCCTCCCCGCTGAAAGTGGGTTCCAATCCCCACCGTATTGTGGGCGGAGTTAACTCTGTGGAAGGGGAGTGGCCTTGGCAGGTCAGCCTTCACTTTGCTGGTAGCCTGTATTGTGGCGCCTCTGTCCTGTCCTCCTATTGGCTCATCTCAGCCGCCCACTGCTTCAGCAAAGACCG GCTCTCCGACCCTCGGTACTGGAGCGCCCACCTCGGCATGCTGACTCAGGGCAGTGCCAAACACGTGGCAGAGATCCAGAGGATCGTGGTGCATGAATACTACAACGCATATACGCTTGACTACGACATCGCCCTGCTGCATCTGAAGAAGGGCTGGCCTCCCTCCCTCAGCCCGCTGGTCCAGCCCGTGTGCCTCCCGCCCACCTCCCACACCGTCACAGAGAGGCACCGCTGTATCGTCACAGGGTGGGGGTATCGATCAGAGGACG ATAAGGTTTTGCCCTCAGTTCTTCAGAAGGCACAAGTGTCTGTAATGAGTCAGACTGAGTGTCAAAAGGTTTACGGCCTCGTCTCTCCACGCATGCTGTGCGCCGGGGTCCCTTCAGGAGCGCAAGACGCCTGCAGG GGGGATTCAGGAGGTCCTCTGTCGTGTCAGGCACCAGGTGGGAGTCGCTGGTTCCTGATCGGGATTGTCAGCTGGGGGTCTGGCTGTGGCAGACCAAACTTACCCGGGGTTTACACCAGGGTCACCAAGTTCACCTCTTGGATCTACAGCCATATCAGC ATGCCCGCCGCATCCGAGCTTCTCGGCTCGgatttctgctccttttttttcttcttcttcttttgccagaggaagcagcagcgggggtttcctctctctctctctctccatcgTTTCTATGCCCGAGTTATTGTTGCATATCGCCTCTCCGGAGCTAATCGGGACAGTGCTATGTGGACTCTGCCCAGAAGCAAGACTTGCGAGGTGTACTGCGTCTCCGCGCACGGACACCGTCCAGCTGCACAG GGAGATGGTGAGTTTAGGGAGCCCCCCATGAAGCCTGAGGAGCAGAAGGTGGAGGGGCTGCCAGCTTCGTCCTGTTCTTCCTGGAGGAGATGGATGTTAGGCGTCCTGCCTTTCTTTCCTTTCACTGCTGCCATTGCACTGACTGTCCACTACCTAACAT CTCCGCCTTGTTCAGTGTTCTTCCTCGGAGGCAGCGTGGAGTTCCcaaacctgagcttctcctcagAGCTCGCTGACTCCACCTCCCCCCAGTTCCGCCTGCAGGCCCAGGCTTTGAACCATTAT TTCTCAAAACTCTACGAGTCCACCCCGTGGAGTTCTTACTACCTGCGCTCAGGAATTACTGCCTTCAG TGAAGGAGAAGAGGGGCTCAGTGTCTTCTACTGGAGTAAATTCTCCGCCCCGGATGACGTTGCCATGGAAATCCAGAGGTACAGTCCAGAGAGGCTGCAGCGCAGAATCCCTGGCAGCCACAAGGTGCAGCGGGACAGTCGGAACGAGCAGCGCTACTACATGGAGCAGGACGATGAGATGCTCGGCCTGCTGG GCCTGGACGCAGATGATTCTGAGTCAGAAGACAGGACGGACAAAATGAAGAATCAAAATAGTATTCAGGGTGGGAAATGGCAGCTCGGATTTCAAG CAATGTCCTTTGACCTTTACGCCAAATACGGAAACAACCGCACCCTGAGTCTTGTGAGCCCCAAGAAGCCATACTACCAGTGGCGCCTCCGTGTGCCGTCGGGTCACGTTGTTCGGCTGGTTGTCCTCACCCTTCACGGCGCCACCCCAGGAAGCTGCGCTGCCCACAAGCTCTCAGCCTACGACTTCTTACTTCCTTTGCAGAACAAGATCATTGCCAg GTGGTGTGGGCTGCCTGTTTCCGGCTCGTCTCCGGTCATGAAGCTGACATCCTCTGGAAACGTGATGTTGGTCACCTTCTCCTTCAGCAGACAGAGAGACGGAGCGGTCTTTAAAGCTTACTTCCAAGCCATCCCAAAAGCAG TTTGCGGAGGATCCATTTCTTCCTGGAACGGCTCTGTTTCCTCTCCTTACTACCCTTCCTTCTACCCTCCAAACGTAGACTGCACATGGACGCTACGG GTGCCACTGCCAGGTTACCTGATTTCGATGACGATCGTGGTGATGGACATCCAGGATTCTCCATCGTCTGACGGCTGTGAGAAGGACTGGCTGGACATTGGTGGGGTGAA GTTGTGTAACCCGGTGTCGGACAGTAACAAAAAGCGGGTGTACTCCTCTCCGCTCTCCGTCCACTTCCACTCTGACGAGTCTCTCACTCACAAAGGCTTCTACCTGCAGTACCGAGCCTTTTCTCCAGAGGGCA CTTGCCCTCGTCAGTTTCGCTGTGGCGATGGCCACTGCGTCCCTCTGAGGAGCGTCTGTGATGGAGTGAAGGATTGCTCCGATGGACGGGATGAGGCTAAATGCT CCTCCTGCAGGCCAGGGGAAGTGTTGTGCGCGAACGGTCAGTGCAGACCTCAGAGCAGCCAGTGTGTCGGTCAGAGCTCGTGTGCAGACAGCAGCGAGGAGGGAAGCTGCG gagttaaATGTTACCACGTTTGTCCCAACAAGGTGTGTTTGCCCAAGTCATCAGTGTGTGATGGCGTGGCTGACTGCAAAGACCGCAGTGATGAACTCAACTGCACCAGAGCGT atctcAAAGCTTGCTCCTCATCCTCGTACAAATGTGCCAACGGGAAGTGTGTCAATAAGGTCAACCCCGAGTGCGACGGAGTTAAAGACTGCTTCGATGGCTCCGATGAGCTGCGCTGCA GCTGCGGCACCAAGCCCAGGAAGCGAGCTAAGATAGTGGGAGGGTCTGACGCCGTGGCGGGGTCATGGCCCTGGCAGGTCAGCCTCCAGATGGATCGCTACGGTCACGTCTGCGGAGCCACGCTGGTTTCCAGCCGCTGGCTCCTCTCTGCCGCTCACTGCTTCCAGGACTCAGACGCCATTAA GTACTCGGACGTCCGTGCCTGGCGGGCTTACATGGGAATGCGGTTGATGACCAGGGACAACAAAGGAGCGGCCACCAGACTGATCCGCCGGATTCTGCTCCACCCGCAGTACGACCAGTTCACGTCCGACTACGACATCGCCCTTCTCGAGCTCAGCTCACCGATTTTCTTCAACGACTTGGTGCAGCCCGTGTGCGTCCCCGCCGCTTCGCACACGTTCATCACCGGGACCAGCTGCTTTGTCACAGGCTGGGGGGTGCTGATGGAGGACG GTGAATTGGCTTCTCGCTTGCAAGAAGCTTCAGTGAAGATCATAAACAGGAACACGTGTAACAAACTGTACGATGATGCCGTAACTCCCAGGATGCTTTGTGCTGGGAACCTACAGGGCGGAGTGGACGCCTGCCAG GGTGACTCAGGAGGTCCGCTGGTGTGCCTGGAGCGAGCCAAGCGGTGGTTCTTGGCAGGGATCGTTAGCTGGGGGGAGGGCTGCGCGAGGCAGAACCGCCCTGGCGTCTACACACAAGTGGTCAAGTTTAGTGACTGGATACGTCAGCAGACCAAGGGGCAGGTGTGA